A genomic region of Fusarium falciforme chromosome 4, complete sequence contains the following coding sequences:
- a CDS encoding N-acetyltransferase domain-containing protein, whose product MAYTVLRIDRSDNDFPSLVNKYKALRLSALQQTPNAFSSTYEAESKLSDHDWMARLRNPSKDTFVVVDSDGEWVAQVTVYGPVSAEAYTLPSEAGQPPVAPDEDEEKWQMLSLYVLPSHRGKGVAKLLCREAINHLRSLRHTAPRIRVRTMIAPDNQAACELFGSLGFSDAGLCTLAEGLRSNGEAVPEGVLSAEYTTRGGIIMAITQNRF is encoded by the coding sequence ATGGCATACACTGTTCTGCGGATCGACAGATCCGACAATGACTTCCCGTCCCTCGTCAATAAGTACAAGGCTCTGCGATTGTCAGCTCTACAGCAGACTCCAAACGCATTCTCGTCAACTTACGAGGCCGAGTCCAAGTTATCCGACCATGACTGGATGGCTAGACTAAGAAATCCATCCAAAGACACCTTCGTCGTAGTCGACTCTGATGGCGAATGGGTGGCACAAGTGACCGTCTACGGCCCCGTCTCTGCAGAAGCCTACACACTCCCCTCCGAAGCCGGCCAACCTCCCGTAGCGCctgatgaagacgaggagaagtGGCAGATGCTCAGCCTCTATGTCCTTCCGTCCCACAGAGGCAAGGGCGTAGCAAAGCTGCTCTGTCGAGAGGCAATCAACCATCTCCGATCCCTCCGCCATACAGCCCCGAGGATCCGCGTCCGCACCATGATTGCCCCAGACAACCAGGCTGCATGCGAGCTCTTTGGATCTCTTGGGTTCTCCGACGCTGGGCTGTGCACTCTCGCGGAAGGGCTGAGAAGCAATGGGGAGGCGGTGCCCGAGGGAGTCTTGTCTGCGGAATACACCACTAGGGGTGGCATCATTATGGCAATCACGCAGAATCGCTTTTAA